In Helianthus annuus cultivar XRQ/B chromosome 3, HanXRQr2.0-SUNRISE, whole genome shotgun sequence, a single window of DNA contains:
- the LOC110928089 gene encoding protein NUCLEAR FUSION DEFECTIVE 4-like, whose amino-acid sequence MAAAQVVMSCSLLYYAVRAPGAIYIVSVVTGSCYGAHWAIVPSAVSELFGLNSFGALYNFLTLASPTGSLIFSGVIASGIYDYETKIQSATNLNTLTDGEALTCYGTICYSNTCGILSVLCLMAFVLSMIVLYRTKRVYAKLYGSS is encoded by the coding sequence ATGGCTGCGGCTCAAGTAGTGATGTCGTGTTCACTTCTCTACTATGCCGTTAGGGCACCAGGGGCAATATACATTGTCTCAGTTGTGACGGGATCGTGTTACGGTGCCCATTGGGCCATTGTGCCATCTGCTGTGTCAGAACTATTCGGGCTAAACAGTTTTGGTGCATTGTATAACTTTCTTACACTTGCTAGCCCGACCGGTTCACTAATTTTCTCCGGTGTCATTGCTAGTGGCATTTATGACTATGAAACCAAGATTCAAAGTGCTACAAACCTTAACACGCTCACAGATGGCGAAGCACTGACGTGCTATGGAACCATATGCTACTCCAACACTTGCGGAATCTTGTCAGTTCTTTGTCTCATGGCATTTGTCTTGAGTATGATTGTGTTGTATAGGACTAAGAGAGTCTATGCAAAACTTTACGGGAGTTCTTGA
- the LOC110928088 gene encoding protein SRC2 has product MAERSLELTIISAKDLNKAKYLIGKMDVYAVVYIYGAWNHDQKQKTHVHKGGESNPVWNYPMRFMIDESAALQNRLTLVVKIKTGGLFGDTDVGAVYVPVKELLEGGDSSGNRPVEFVSYQVRTPSGKLKGELNFSYKFGEISTGEPVTAYPAVGSESSSAYPPPVYAAPVGAAALGSDPPAPAGAAPGAYPPGGGYYYYPPQAGYGYSGYPPPGYGGYPPPGYGGYPPPGYGYPPIQQPEQPQRKSKFGLGLLGGLLCGLLVGGIAMDAANFGGCGGGCGGGCGG; this is encoded by the coding sequence ATGGCTGAAAGATCATTAGAACTCACTATCATCTCAGCAAAGGATCTCAACAAAGCCAAGTACCTCATCGGCAAAATGGATGTCTACGCGGTCGTATACATCTACGGCGCCTGGAATCATGATCAGAAGCAGAAAACGCACGTCCACAAGGGCGGAGAATCCAACCCTGTGTGGAACTATCCGATGAGGTTTATGATTGATGAATCTGCCGCATTACAAAACCGGTTGACTTTGGTTGTTAAGATCAAAACGGGAGGTTTGTTTGGTGATACAGATGTAGGAGCTGTTTATGTTCCGGTCAAGGAGCTTCTAGAAGGTGGCGATTCGAGTGGAAATAGACCGGTAGAGTTTGTTAGTTATCAGGTGCGGACGCCGTCTGGTAAACTGAAAGGTGAACTCAATTTTTCGTATAAATTTGGTGAAATATCCACGGGTGAGCCTGTTACGGCTTACCCGGCGGTGGGTTCTGAGTCTAGTTCAGCATACCCACCACCAGTGTATGCAGCGCCGGTTGGTGCTGCTGCTTTGGGATCTGATCCACCAGCACCAGCCGGCGCTGCTCCTGGTGCTTATCCACCAGGAGGTGGGTATTATTATTATCCTCCACAGGCAGGATATGGTTACAGTGGTTACCCTCCGCCTGGGTATGGTGGGTATCCTCCGCCAGGGTATGGTGGGTATCCTCCACCTGGGTATGGGTACCCGCCGATTCAACAACCAGAACAGCCTCAGAGGAAGAGTAAGTTCGGTCTTGGGTTATTGGGAGGGTTGTTGTGCGGTTTGTTGGTTGGAGGTATTGCGATGGACGCTGCTAATTTTGGGGGAtgcggtggtggttgtggtggcggTTGTGGTGGGTAA